Proteins found in one Micromonospora sp. WMMD1082 genomic segment:
- the prmC gene encoding peptide chain release factor N(5)-glutamine methyltransferase: MTAAPQHPSEGTRRHRPTPVVARAARTLAAAGVASARAEAELLAAYVLDVPRGRLALADGFTDGQLDSYQALVARRSRREPLQHLTGSAGFRHLELAVGPGVFVPRPETELLAGWGADQARQADGERAGGRAGPLVVDLCSGSGAIALSVAHEAPSARVVAVERSPAALSWLRRNAAARSAAGDRPIEVVEADATDPDLLGDLVGRVDVLLCNPPYVPQAVAVPPEVAGHDPAEAVFGGADGLAVIRPVIDRAAALLRPGGVLGIEHDDTHGTAVPGLLAADGRYAAIVDRDDLAGRPRFVTASRRPDAHHPTRP; the protein is encoded by the coding sequence GTGACCGCCGCGCCGCAACACCCGTCCGAAGGGACGAGACGCCACCGTCCCACTCCCGTGGTGGCCCGTGCGGCCCGTACCCTCGCCGCCGCGGGCGTCGCCTCGGCCCGGGCGGAGGCGGAGCTGCTGGCCGCGTACGTGCTCGACGTGCCCCGGGGGCGGCTGGCCCTCGCCGACGGGTTCACCGACGGGCAGCTCGACAGCTACCAGGCGCTGGTGGCCCGGCGATCCCGACGGGAGCCGTTGCAGCATCTCACCGGTAGCGCCGGCTTCCGGCACCTGGAGCTGGCCGTCGGGCCGGGTGTCTTCGTGCCGCGTCCGGAGACCGAACTGCTCGCCGGCTGGGGCGCCGACCAGGCCCGCCAGGCCGATGGTGAGCGGGCCGGGGGGCGTGCGGGGCCGCTGGTGGTGGACCTGTGCAGCGGGTCGGGGGCGATCGCGCTGTCGGTCGCCCACGAGGCGCCGTCGGCCCGGGTGGTCGCGGTGGAACGATCGCCGGCCGCGCTGTCCTGGCTGCGGCGCAACGCGGCGGCCCGGTCCGCTGCCGGCGACCGGCCGATCGAGGTGGTCGAGGCGGACGCCACCGATCCGGACCTGCTGGGCGACCTGGTCGGCCGGGTCGACGTGCTGCTGTGCAACCCGCCGTACGTCCCGCAGGCCGTGGCCGTGCCGCCGGAGGTGGCCGGGCACGACCCGGCGGAGGCGGTGTTCGGCGGGGCGGATGGCCTGGCCGTCATCCGCCCGGTGATCGACCGGGCGGCGGCCCTGCTGCGTCCGGGCGGGGTGCTCGGCATCGAGCACGACGACACCCATGGCACGGCGGTGCCCGGCCTGCTCGCCGCGGACGGCCGGTACGCGGCGATCGTCGACCGTGACGACCTCGCCGGCCGGCCGCGTTTCGTCACCGCGTCCCGCCGGCCGGACGCCCACCACCCGACGCGGCCGTGA
- a CDS encoding transglycosylase domain-containing protein — MTRAFLPKMFTVLLAGALAGLVLAAAALPAALVFGIGFSALSAPYAELPNTLRTPPTAQRSNLYANDGTTLITSFYQEDRVDVPLGEVAPVMRQAIIAAEDARFHEHSGVDLRGIVRAFTVNRRDGATRQGASTLTMQYVRNVLSTDPRLTEAQRTAATEVSTARKVQEIRYALALERELTKDQILARYLNIAYFGAGAYGIAAASKRYFSVAPAELTLAQAALLAGLVRSPHSDDPINGDADSATERRGYVLERMVESGLIAPEEAARAGTEPLNLHPSETPNDCTAVPEGHNDWGFFCDWFTRWWNGQKAFGGSVDERQRTLRRGGFTIVSSLDPGVQRATTEQVRRIYPVEHRHALPTAVVQPGTGRVVAMSVNRVYSVAANPTGQKNHPNTVNQLVAGGGTIVGYQAGSTFKLFTMLAALEAGLPLNTVFDAPPRIVTDYRISGEASCGGYWCPENASASTSGEHDMWTAFGDSVNTYFAWLTERVGADRVVEMAERLGIVFRAEDDAQLARHGAREWGPFTLGVSATTPLDLAGAYATLGAEGTWCAPTPVTSISDAAGRRVIAGQPDCRQVLDVDVARAAADAARCPVGDQSMYHGCTGGTATRLRGQLGRPVAGKTGSSERYATETVVAFTPQLAVAAMAANPDEPRDAVGRAVQTAMVEGVGEILSFALRNEPARDFVPPSEATAWRPTGQRTGN; from the coding sequence ATGACCCGGGCGTTCCTGCCGAAGATGTTCACCGTCCTGCTGGCCGGCGCACTGGCCGGCCTGGTGCTGGCGGCGGCCGCGCTGCCGGCCGCGCTGGTGTTCGGCATCGGCTTCTCGGCGCTCTCCGCGCCGTACGCGGAGCTGCCCAACACCCTGCGTACGCCACCGACCGCCCAGCGGTCCAACCTCTACGCCAACGACGGCACCACCCTGATCACGTCCTTCTACCAGGAGGACCGGGTCGACGTGCCGTTGGGCGAGGTGGCTCCGGTGATGCGCCAGGCCATCATCGCCGCCGAGGACGCCCGCTTCCACGAGCACAGCGGGGTGGACCTGCGGGGCATCGTGCGGGCCTTCACCGTCAACCGGCGCGACGGCGCCACCCGGCAGGGCGCCTCCACGCTGACCATGCAGTACGTCCGCAACGTGCTGAGCACCGATCCCCGGCTGACCGAGGCGCAGCGGACCGCGGCCACCGAGGTCAGCACCGCCCGCAAGGTCCAGGAGATCCGCTACGCGCTGGCGTTGGAGCGGGAGCTGACCAAGGACCAGATCCTGGCCCGATATCTCAACATCGCGTACTTCGGCGCCGGGGCGTACGGCATCGCCGCGGCCAGCAAGCGGTACTTCTCGGTCGCCCCGGCGGAGCTCACGCTGGCCCAGGCGGCGCTGTTGGCCGGACTGGTCCGCTCGCCGCACAGCGACGACCCGATCAACGGGGACGCGGACAGCGCGACGGAGCGCCGTGGGTACGTCCTGGAGCGGATGGTCGAGTCGGGCCTGATCGCGCCCGAGGAGGCGGCCCGGGCCGGGACCGAGCCGCTGAACCTGCACCCCAGCGAGACCCCGAACGACTGCACCGCAGTGCCCGAGGGCCACAACGACTGGGGCTTCTTCTGCGACTGGTTCACCCGCTGGTGGAACGGCCAGAAGGCGTTCGGCGGCAGCGTCGACGAGCGGCAGCGCACGCTGCGCCGGGGCGGGTTCACCATCGTCTCCTCGCTCGACCCCGGTGTGCAGCGGGCCACCACCGAGCAGGTGCGGCGGATCTACCCGGTCGAGCACCGGCACGCCCTGCCCACCGCCGTGGTCCAGCCCGGCACCGGACGGGTGGTCGCCATGTCGGTCAACCGCGTCTACAGCGTGGCCGCGAACCCGACCGGGCAGAAGAACCACCCCAACACCGTCAACCAGCTCGTCGCCGGCGGCGGCACCATCGTCGGCTACCAGGCCGGATCCACGTTCAAGCTCTTCACCATGCTGGCCGCCCTGGAGGCCGGACTGCCGCTGAACACCGTGTTCGACGCGCCGCCGCGCATCGTCACCGACTACCGGATCAGCGGCGAGGCGAGCTGTGGCGGGTACTGGTGCCCCGAGAACGCCAGCGCGTCGACCAGCGGCGAGCACGACATGTGGACCGCGTTCGGTGACTCGGTCAACACGTACTTCGCCTGGCTGACCGAGCGGGTCGGCGCCGACCGGGTGGTGGAGATGGCCGAGCGGCTCGGCATCGTGTTCCGGGCCGAGGACGACGCGCAACTGGCCCGGCACGGCGCGCGCGAGTGGGGACCGTTCACCCTGGGCGTGTCCGCCACCACCCCGCTCGACCTGGCCGGCGCGTACGCCACCCTGGGTGCCGAGGGGACGTGGTGCGCGCCCACGCCGGTCACCTCGATCAGCGACGCGGCGGGCCGCCGGGTGATCGCCGGGCAGCCGGACTGCCGGCAGGTGCTCGACGTCGACGTGGCCCGCGCGGCGGCGGACGCGGCTCGCTGCCCGGTCGGCGACCAGTCCATGTACCACGGCTGCACGGGCGGCACGGCGACCCGGCTGCGCGGCCAGCTCGGCCGGCCGGTGGCGGGCAAGACCGGCAGCTCCGAGCGGTACGCCACGGAGACCGTGGTGGCCTTCACGCCGCAGCTGGCGGTGGCGGCGATGGCGGCCAACCCCGACGAGCCGCGCGACGCCGTCGGTCGGGCGGTGCAGACCGCCATGGTGGAGGGGGTGGGGGAGATCCTCTCCTTCGCCCTGCGCAACGAGCCGGCCCGGGACTTCGTGCCGCCCAGCGAGGCGACCGCCTGGCGGCCCACCGGGCAGCGCACCGGCAACTGA
- the rpmE gene encoding 50S ribosomal protein L31 yields MKPNIHPEYVTTEVTCSCGNTFTTRSTAKGGSIHVETCSACHPFYTGKQRVLDTAGRVAKFQQKYAKVQGKKAK; encoded by the coding sequence ATGAAGCCCAACATCCACCCGGAGTACGTGACCACCGAGGTCACCTGCTCCTGCGGTAACACCTTCACCACCCGCAGCACCGCCAAGGGCGGCTCGATCCACGTCGAGACGTGCAGCGCCTGCCACCCGTTCTACACGGGCAAGCAGCGCGTCCTGGACACCGCTGGTCGGGTCGCGAAGTTCCAGCAGAAGTACGCCAAGGTTCAGGGCAAGAAGGCCAAGTAG
- a CDS encoding phosphotyrosine protein phosphatase, with translation MPPFTVLHVCMGNICRSPMAERLLTLAVGERLTRRDADPARAEELLHSHSAGTGGWHAGEEMNPPAARQVNTRGGSVAGFAARKLRSDHIDASDLILTATADQQEYVVALRPDAASRTFVLGEFGRLLAVLDPAVLPAAEATPAAVHARGVALVQAAHEARQASTPLPTDDLDDPWGRGDQCFSRVADEIEETVHPLAAVLLP, from the coding sequence GTGCCTCCCTTCACCGTCCTGCACGTCTGCATGGGAAACATCTGCCGCTCGCCGATGGCCGAGCGGCTGCTCACCCTCGCCGTGGGGGAGCGGCTGACCCGGCGCGACGCGGACCCGGCCCGGGCCGAGGAGCTGCTGCACAGCCACAGCGCGGGCACCGGCGGCTGGCACGCCGGTGAGGAGATGAACCCGCCGGCCGCCCGCCAGGTGAACACCCGTGGCGGCAGCGTCGCCGGGTTCGCCGCGCGCAAGCTGCGGTCCGACCACATCGACGCCTCCGACCTGATCCTGACCGCCACCGCGGACCAGCAGGAGTACGTGGTCGCGTTGCGGCCCGACGCCGCCTCCCGCACGTTCGTGCTGGGCGAGTTCGGCCGGCTGCTGGCCGTGCTCGACCCGGCCGTGCTGCCGGCGGCCGAGGCCACCCCGGCGGCGGTGCACGCCCGTGGCGTGGCGCTGGTGCAGGCGGCGCACGAGGCCCGCCAGGCGAGCACGCCGCTGCCCACCGACGACCTCGACGACCCGTGGGGGCGCGGCGACCAGTGCTTCAGCCGGGTGGCCGACGAGATCGAGGAGACGGTCCACCCGCTCGCCGCGGTCCTGCTCCCCTGA
- a CDS encoding L-threonylcarbamoyladenylate synthase, which yields MLYDCRSLADRDRGIAAAIEAVRNGELVVLPTDTVYGIGADAFTPYAVKALLDAKGVPHAPPPVLIGSRHTLDGLTYTLPSAARDLVEAFWPGALTILVKHSASLRWDLGDDSGTVAVRMPLHPVALEVLRETGPMAVASANKTGQPAALTADQARDQLAYSVRAYLEAGPAVDPVPSTIVDLTGDDPVLVREGAIDLARLRDVVPAMRESQVA from the coding sequence ATGCTCTACGACTGCCGGTCGCTCGCCGACCGGGACCGCGGCATCGCTGCGGCCATCGAGGCGGTCCGCAACGGCGAGCTGGTGGTCCTGCCGACCGACACGGTCTACGGGATCGGCGCGGACGCGTTCACCCCGTACGCGGTCAAGGCGCTGCTGGACGCCAAGGGTGTCCCGCACGCGCCACCGCCGGTGCTGATCGGCTCCCGGCACACCCTCGACGGCCTGACCTACACGCTGCCGAGCGCCGCGCGGGACCTGGTGGAGGCGTTCTGGCCGGGGGCGCTGACCATCCTGGTGAAGCACTCGGCGAGCCTGCGGTGGGATCTCGGCGACGACAGCGGCACGGTGGCGGTGCGCATGCCGCTGCATCCGGTGGCACTGGAGGTGCTGCGCGAGACCGGGCCGATGGCGGTGGCCTCGGCCAACAAGACCGGCCAGCCCGCCGCGCTCACCGCCGACCAGGCGCGGGATCAACTGGCCTACTCCGTGCGCGCCTACCTGGAGGCGGGGCCGGCGGTGGATCCGGTGCCGAGCACGATCGTGGACCTGACCGGCGACGATCCGGTGCTCGTCCGGGAGGGCGCCATCGACCTGGCCCGGCTGCGCGACGTGGTGCCCGCAATGCGCGAGAGCCAGGTGGCGTAG
- the prfA gene encoding peptide chain release factor 1, whose amino-acid sequence MSSERLAALLDEYAELERRLADPAIHADQGTARRVGRRYAELVPLHKAAGELAQARADLAAARELVAEDPSFTAEAETIAATLPGLEERLAELLIPRDPHDAKDVIVEIKAGEGGEESALFAGDLLRMYTRYAERRGWLTEVIDAQDSDLGGVKDVSLAIKTKGVPEGGNGVWSRLKWEGGVHRVQRVPVTESQGRIHTSAAGVLVLPEAEEVDVTIDPNELRIDVFRSSGPGGQSVNTTDSAVRITHLPTGIVVSCQNEKSQLQNREQAMRILRARLLAAAQEQADAAASDARKAQVRTVDRSERIRTYNFPQNRITDHRIGYTAYNLDLALAGELDGVLDALSEADRAARLAGEAELARR is encoded by the coding sequence ATGAGCAGCGAGCGCCTGGCCGCCCTCCTCGACGAGTACGCCGAGTTGGAGCGGCGGCTGGCCGATCCCGCCATCCACGCCGACCAGGGCACCGCCCGTCGGGTCGGCCGCCGGTACGCCGAACTGGTGCCGCTGCACAAGGCCGCCGGGGAGCTGGCGCAGGCCCGGGCGGATCTCGCCGCCGCGCGGGAGCTGGTCGCCGAGGACCCCTCCTTCACGGCCGAGGCCGAGACGATCGCGGCGACGCTGCCGGGGCTGGAGGAGCGGCTCGCCGAGCTGCTCATCCCGCGCGACCCGCACGACGCGAAGGACGTCATCGTCGAGATCAAGGCCGGTGAGGGCGGCGAGGAGTCCGCGCTGTTCGCCGGTGACCTGCTGCGCATGTACACCCGGTACGCGGAGCGGCGCGGCTGGCTCACCGAGGTGATCGACGCCCAGGATTCGGACCTCGGCGGGGTCAAGGACGTCTCGCTGGCGATCAAGACCAAGGGCGTACCCGAGGGTGGCAACGGCGTGTGGTCCCGGTTGAAGTGGGAGGGCGGCGTGCACCGGGTGCAGCGGGTTCCGGTCACCGAGTCGCAGGGGCGCATCCACACCAGCGCGGCCGGCGTGCTGGTGCTGCCGGAGGCCGAGGAGGTCGACGTCACCATCGACCCGAACGAGCTGCGGATCGACGTGTTCCGCTCGTCCGGGCCGGGCGGCCAGTCGGTGAACACCACCGACTCGGCGGTGCGGATCACCCACCTGCCCACCGGCATCGTGGTCTCCTGCCAGAACGAGAAGTCCCAGTTGCAGAACCGGGAGCAGGCGATGCGGATTCTGCGGGCCCGGCTGCTCGCCGCCGCGCAGGAGCAGGCCGACGCCGCCGCGTCGGACGCCCGCAAGGCCCAGGTGCGTACGGTGGACCGCTCCGAGCGGATCCGCACGTACAACTTCCCGCAGAACCGGATCACCGACCACCGGATCGGGTACACCGCGTACAACCTGGACCTGGCGCTCGCCGGGGAGCTGGACGGCGTGCTCGACGCGCTCAGCGAGGCCGACCGGGCCGCCCGCCTGGCGGGTGAGGCGGAGCTGGCCCGTCGCTGA
- the rho gene encoding transcription termination factor Rho — translation MSDTTDVTSDVSNVAGDATTAAPARRRRSGTGLSAMLLPELQSLAASLGISGTARMRKGELISAITERQGAAGAPRPRAEVAAAAAPVREEVHAEVRDAGERPEAERRGAEQPAASVESEGRGRTRRSRTAVSEPRPDEAAVDGERAEGRSGRDRGADRTERADRGDRAERAERTADRGDRAERGERATERGDRAERGDRADRGDRAAERGDRAERGERAADRGDRGERGADRGDRAERGDRGQRAERDNDGDDDEGGGRRSRRSRFRDRRRGRGDRGESGGGEGGREPQVGEDDVLVPVAGIVDVLDNYAFVRTTGYLAGPNDVYVSMSQIKKYGLRRGDAITGAVRAARDGEQRRDKYNPLVRLDTINGMEPDEAKRRPEFYKLTPLYPQERLRLETEPHILTTRVIDLVMPIGKGQRALIVSPPKAGKTMVLQAIANAITHNNPECHLMVVLVDERPEEVTDMQRSVKGEVIAATFDRPPQDHTTVAELAIERAKRLVELGHDVVVLLDSVTRLGRSYNLAAPASGRIMSGGIDSTALYPPKRFLGAARNIENGGSLTILATALVETGSMADTVIFEEFKGTGNAELKLDRKIADKRTFPAIDIHPSGTRKEEILLAPEELAIVHKLRKVLHSLDSQAALDLLLDRLKQSRTNIEFLMQIAKSTPGE, via the coding sequence TTGAGCGACACCACCGACGTGACGTCGGATGTTTCCAACGTCGCTGGCGATGCCACCACCGCTGCTCCTGCCCGTCGTCGGCGCAGCGGCACGGGCCTGTCGGCGATGCTGCTGCCGGAGCTGCAGAGCCTGGCCGCGTCGCTCGGCATCTCGGGGACGGCTCGCATGCGTAAGGGTGAGCTGATCAGCGCGATCACCGAGCGGCAGGGCGCTGCCGGGGCCCCTCGACCACGGGCCGAGGTCGCGGCGGCCGCCGCCCCGGTCCGCGAGGAGGTCCACGCGGAGGTACGGGACGCGGGTGAGCGGCCGGAGGCCGAGCGCCGTGGCGCCGAGCAACCGGCGGCGAGCGTCGAGAGCGAGGGCCGTGGCCGGACCCGGCGTAGCCGGACCGCCGTGTCGGAACCTCGCCCGGACGAGGCCGCCGTCGACGGCGAGCGGGCCGAGGGCCGCTCCGGCCGCGACCGTGGCGCCGACCGCACCGAGCGTGCCGACCGTGGCGACCGCGCTGAGCGTGCCGAGCGCACCGCCGACCGTGGCGACCGTGCCGAGCGGGGTGAGCGCGCCACCGAGCGTGGCGACCGCGCCGAGCGGGGCGACCGTGCTGACCGTGGCGACCGTGCCGCCGAGCGCGGCGACCGGGCCGAGCGCGGTGAGCGCGCCGCCGATCGTGGCGACCGGGGCGAGCGTGGCGCCGATCGTGGCGACCGGGCCGAGCGGGGCGACCGTGGGCAGCGTGCGGAGCGGGACAACGACGGTGACGACGACGAGGGCGGCGGTCGGCGCAGCCGGCGCAGCCGCTTCCGGGACCGCCGGCGGGGCCGTGGTGACCGCGGCGAGTCCGGCGGCGGCGAGGGCGGTCGCGAGCCGCAGGTCGGCGAGGACGACGTGCTCGTGCCGGTGGCCGGCATCGTCGACGTGCTCGACAACTACGCCTTCGTCCGGACCACCGGCTACCTGGCCGGCCCGAACGACGTGTACGTGTCGATGTCCCAGATCAAGAAGTACGGCCTCCGGCGTGGTGACGCGATCACCGGTGCGGTGCGGGCGGCGCGCGACGGCGAGCAGCGGCGCGACAAGTACAACCCCCTGGTCCGGCTGGACACCATCAACGGGATGGAGCCGGACGAGGCCAAGCGCCGGCCGGAGTTCTACAAGCTCACCCCGCTGTACCCGCAGGAGCGGCTGCGGCTGGAGACCGAGCCGCACATCCTCACCACCCGGGTGATCGACCTGGTCATGCCGATCGGCAAGGGGCAGCGGGCGCTCATCGTCTCGCCGCCGAAGGCCGGTAAGACGATGGTGCTCCAGGCGATCGCGAACGCGATCACGCACAACAACCCGGAGTGCCACCTGATGGTGGTGCTGGTCGACGAGCGGCCCGAAGAGGTCACCGACATGCAGCGATCGGTCAAGGGCGAGGTCATCGCGGCCACGTTCGACCGCCCGCCGCAGGACCACACCACCGTCGCCGAGCTGGCGATCGAGCGGGCCAAGCGCCTGGTCGAGCTGGGGCACGACGTGGTCGTGCTGCTCGACTCGGTGACCCGGCTCGGCCGGTCGTACAACCTGGCGGCGCCGGCCAGCGGCCGGATCATGTCCGGTGGTATCGACTCCACCGCGCTCTACCCGCCGAAGCGGTTCCTCGGCGCGGCCCGCAACATCGAGAACGGCGGCTCGCTGACCATCCTCGCCACCGCCCTGGTGGAGACCGGTTCCATGGCGGACACGGTCATCTTCGAGGAGTTCAAGGGCACCGGTAACGCGGAGCTGAAGCTGGACCGGAAGATCGCCGACAAGCGGACCTTCCCGGCCATCGACATCCACCCGTCCGGCACGCGCAAGGAGGAGATCCTGCTCGCGCCGGAGGAGCTGGCCATCGTGCACAAGCTCCGCAAGGTGCTGCACTCGCTGGACTCGCAGGCGGCGCTGGACCTCCTGCTGGACCGGCTCAAGCAGTCCCGGACCAACATCGAGTTCCTGATGCAGATCGCCAAGTCGACGCCGGGGGAGTGA
- a CDS encoding GGDEF domain-containing protein, whose product MGWLDRVDDQVDALTKARALQEVSRSAEAYGILERVLRTTRDPHTCADALVQRLSALINLGRTAEYTRAIEEASAAVRDLAEPYLHGHLNALAALAAHHQGALDRCVTHLVKAARALGAVEDPDRDTAWGWHDLAMAYSYLSFHGYALGAIERARQLGTAAGIPEETFAAPGIRLRNAVALDHTGDSDGCLRVLRDVASDLDRFVAAGRADRLRPSSLAAYGYAAARRSALGDDVVAAGRDPYRLLGHGADSARARDMRQLGQVCLAIAGGRPIEAVARLDTIQVSAETLGAAEPARLRSMALARAGDHAAAHRADRLAFRLAAQRHDRLRDVYIDGIAARIDHEEMRREAARFEGEALTDPLTGLPNRRRLERYIAAVVARGEQVVIGVCDLDGFKAVNTRHGHHSGDLVLQRVAGVINRVMRRGDFVARYGGDEFVVVLPGAGMAEAAEVARRIDSAVRTEDWESLVPGTPVGVSIGFAQVGAAGPGQRDALGAAFEAADREMLRAKDRPRSG is encoded by the coding sequence GTGGGTTGGCTCGACCGGGTCGATGACCAGGTTGACGCCCTGACGAAGGCGCGGGCGTTGCAGGAGGTGAGCCGTTCCGCCGAGGCGTACGGGATCCTGGAGCGGGTGCTGCGTACCACCCGCGATCCACACACCTGCGCCGACGCGCTGGTGCAGCGGCTCTCCGCACTGATCAATCTCGGCCGCACCGCCGAGTACACCCGGGCCATCGAGGAGGCCTCCGCCGCGGTACGCGATCTCGCCGAGCCCTACCTGCACGGGCACCTCAACGCGCTGGCCGCGCTGGCCGCCCACCATCAGGGCGCGCTGGACCGCTGCGTGACGCACCTGGTCAAGGCCGCCCGGGCGCTCGGTGCGGTCGAGGACCCGGATCGGGACACCGCCTGGGGCTGGCACGACCTCGCGATGGCCTACTCCTACCTCAGCTTCCACGGGTACGCGCTGGGCGCCATCGAACGCGCCCGTCAGCTCGGCACGGCCGCCGGGATCCCGGAGGAGACCTTCGCCGCACCGGGCATCCGGCTGCGCAACGCGGTCGCGCTGGACCACACCGGCGACAGCGACGGTTGCCTGCGCGTACTGCGGGATGTCGCGAGCGATCTCGACCGGTTCGTGGCCGCCGGGCGCGCCGACCGGCTGCGCCCCAGCAGCCTGGCCGCCTACGGCTACGCCGCGGCCCGCCGATCCGCGCTCGGCGACGACGTCGTCGCGGCGGGCCGTGACCCGTACCGGCTGCTCGGGCACGGCGCGGACAGCGCCCGCGCCCGCGACATGCGCCAGCTCGGCCAGGTCTGCCTGGCCATCGCCGGCGGCCGGCCGATCGAGGCGGTCGCCCGACTGGACACCATCCAGGTCTCCGCCGAGACGCTCGGCGCGGCCGAGCCGGCCCGGCTGCGCAGCATGGCGCTGGCGCGGGCCGGCGACCACGCCGCCGCGCACCGGGCAGACCGGCTGGCCTTCCGGCTCGCCGCCCAGCGCCACGACCGGCTCCGCGACGTCTACATCGACGGCATCGCGGCCCGGATCGACCACGAGGAGATGCGCCGCGAGGCGGCGCGGTTCGAGGGCGAGGCGCTGACCGACCCGCTGACCGGCCTGCCGAACCGGCGCCGGCTGGAGCGCTACATCGCGGCCGTGGTCGCCCGGGGTGAACAGGTGGTGATCGGCGTCTGCGACCTGGACGGGTTCAAGGCGGTCAACACCCGGCACGGGCACCACTCGGGGGACCTGGTCCTCCAGCGCGTCGCCGGGGTGATCAACAGGGTGATGCGCCGGGGCGACTTCGTGGCCCGCTACGGCGGCGACGAGTTCGTGGTGGTCCTGCCCGGAGCGGGAATGGCCGAGGCGGCCGAGGTGGCGCGCCGCATCGACAGCGCCGTGCGCACCGAGGACTGGGAGTCCCTCGTCCCGGGCACCCCGGTCGGCGTCAGCATCGGCTTCGCCCAGGTGGGTGCCGCCGGTCCGGGCCAGCGGGACGCGCTCGGCGCCGCCTTCGAGGCCGCCGACCGGGAGATGCTGCGGGCGAAGGACCGACCACGCAGCGGCTGA